A DNA window from Ctenopharyngodon idella isolate HZGC_01 chromosome 10, HZGC01, whole genome shotgun sequence contains the following coding sequences:
- the zbtb7a gene encoding zinc finger and BTB domain-containing protein 7A isoform X1: MLGALRRCQDQTGRRTDGRTDGRVAAAIGGSAAGWWKMSSGAGGRGRREGRACGGAGEVEEGPVGIPFPEHSADLLGSLNRQRLSGLLCDVLLVAQEREFPAHRSVLASCSTYFHKLFTSGLAADRQKVYALDFVRPEALAALLDFAYTATLTVSRNSVVDILSAARVLEISPVQDVCTHLLDTKVLSPPAGSEQEEDEEEEERGKNGKEQGIRLRAREYLEFFQRGAHWGSSCSTPELRDLPAQLHFSQRNGADSNGTPIGLADYYSPLTQALSQPPRDPEDENVDEECQDGASAIARGKGAEALIPFYAPTQNGHYYLHQAELKSERELEVTGEREHEQGPASALLQQMMDSLEQKREQATTGVGGEEDGPEGEEQDVEFYLKYFNSATHEEATTPSMSPSLLPLWSVRGNGGGNQATGGGNSGERKMRSKAFQKCPICSKVIQGAGKLPRHIRTHTGEKPYECAICKVRFTRQDKLKVHMRKHTGEKPYLCTQCGAAFAHNYDLKNHMRVHTGLRPYQCSSCFKTFVRSDHLHRHLKKDGCNGIPSRRGRKPRIRDSELLEGPLELHGPEADIERGRRHLDRGTGTSVMEENHGSHTHSPAADGEGSEDLTSGQRDSATT, translated from the exons ACAGGCAGACGGACAGACGGCAGGACGGACGGACGGGTGGCGGCTGCGATTGGCGGCTCGGCGGCAGGCTGGTGGAAAATGTCGTCGGGAGCAGGTGGGCGGGGAAGACGTGAGGGGAGGGCCTGTGGGGGTGCAGGCGAGGTAGAGGAAGGACCAGTGGGCATCCCCTTCCCCGAGCACAGTGCTGACCTGCTGGGCAGTCTCAACCGGCAGCGGCTAAGTGGGCTGCTGTGTGATGTACTGCTAGTTGCGCAAGAGAGAGAATTCCCTGCCCACCGCTCCGTGTTGGCCTCCTGCAGCACCTACTTCCACAAGCTTTTCACCTCTGGCCTGGCTGCTGACCGCCAGAAAGTCTATGCGCTGGACTTTGTGCGGCCTGAGGCGCTGGCCGCCCTCTTGGACTTTGCCTACACAGCCACACTCACAGTCAGCCGCAACAGTGTGGTTGACATCCTAAGCGCTGCCCGTGTGCTGGAGATCTCACCCGTCCAAGATGTCTGCACACACCTGCTGGACACCAAAGTGCTCTCCCCGCCG gcgGGCAGTGAGCAAGAAGAAGATGAGGAAGAAGAGGAGCGAGGAAAGAATGGAAAAGAGCAGGGCATCCGGCTGCGTGCCCGTGAGTACTTGGAGTTCTTCCAGAGGGGGGCGCATTGGGGTAGCAGCTGCAGCACGCCAGAGCTCAGGGACCTGCCCGCACAGCTGCACTTTAGCCAACGCAATGGCGCTGACAGCAATGGCACGCCCATCGGCCTTGCTGACTACTACTCCCCACTGACCCAGGCCCTATCACAGCCACCTCGTGACCCCGAAGATGAGAATGTGGATGAGGAGTGCCAGGATGGAGCTTCAGCTATAGCTCGAGGGAAAGGTGCAGAGGCTCTGATACCCTTTTATGCTCCCACTCAGAATGGACATTACTACCTCCATCAGGCAGAGCTTAAATCAGAGAGAGAGTTGGAGGTGACAGGTGAGCGGGAGCACGAACAAGGCCCTGCCAGTGCTTTGCTACAACAGATGATGGACTCCTTGGAGCAGAAAAGGGAACAAGCCACGACAGGTGTTGGGGGTGAGGAGGATGGGCCGGAGGGCGAAGAGCAAGACGTGGAATTTTACTTGAAGTACTTTAATAGTGCGACGCACGAGGAGGCCACCACTCCTTCCATGTCTCCAAGTCTGCTACCACTGTGGTCAGTGAGGGGCAACGGAGGTGGAAACCAAGCGACTGGAGGGGGTAACAGCGGTGAGAGGAAGATGCGCTCTAAGGCCTTCCAGAAGTGCCCCATCTGTTCCAAGGTCATCCAAGGTGCAGGCAAGCTTCCACGCCACATCCGTACACACACAGGAGAAAAGCCCTATGAATGCGCCATCTGCAAAGTGCGATTTACCAG GCAGGACAAGCTAAAGGTTCACATGCGCAAGCATACGGGAGAGAAGCCTTACCTGTGTACTCAGTGTGGCGCCGCCTTTGCCCACAACTACGACCTGAAAAATCATATGCGTGTGCATACAGGCTTGCGCCCCTACCAGTGCTCCAGCTGTTTTAAAACCTTTGTGCGCTCAGACCACCTCCACCGTCATCTCAAGAAAGATGGCTGCAATGGCATCCCTTCCCGTCGTGGCCGCAAGCCACGCATAAGAGATTCTGAGCTCCTGGAAGGTCCTTTGGAACTTCACGGCCCAGAAGCAGACATCGAGAGAGGTCGACGGCATCTAGACAGGGGCACAGGAACATCAGTCATGGAGGAAAATCACGGTAGTCACACGCACAGCCCGGCTGCCGATGGGGAAGGTAGTGAAGATTTGACCTCGGGCCAAAGGGACTCTGCGACTACATGA
- the zbtb7a gene encoding zinc finger and BTB domain-containing protein 7A isoform X3 — translation MSSGAGGRGRREGRACGGAGEVEEGPVGIPFPEHSADLLGSLNRQRLSGLLCDVLLVAQEREFPAHRSVLASCSTYFHKLFTSGLAADRQKVYALDFVRPEALAALLDFAYTATLTVSRNSVVDILSAARVLEISPVQDVCTHLLDTKVLSPPAGSEQEEDEEEEERGKNGKEQGIRLRAREYLEFFQRGAHWGSSCSTPELRDLPAQLHFSQRNGADSNGTPIGLADYYSPLTQALSQPPRDPEDENVDEECQDGASAIARGKGAEALIPFYAPTQNGHYYLHQAELKSERELEVTGEREHEQGPASALLQQMMDSLEQKREQATTGVGGEEDGPEGEEQDVEFYLKYFNSATHEEATTPSMSPSLLPLWSVRGNGGGNQATGGGNSGERKMRSKAFQKCPICSKVIQGAGKLPRHIRTHTGEKPYECAICKVRFTRQDKLKVHMRKHTGEKPYLCTQCGAAFAHNYDLKNHMRVHTGLRPYQCSSCFKTFVRSDHLHRHLKKDGCNGIPSRRGRKPRIRDSELLEGPLELHGPEADIERGRRHLDRGTGTSVMEENHGSHTHSPAADGEGSEDLTSGQRDSATT, via the exons ATGTCGTCGGGAGCAGGTGGGCGGGGAAGACGTGAGGGGAGGGCCTGTGGGGGTGCAGGCGAGGTAGAGGAAGGACCAGTGGGCATCCCCTTCCCCGAGCACAGTGCTGACCTGCTGGGCAGTCTCAACCGGCAGCGGCTAAGTGGGCTGCTGTGTGATGTACTGCTAGTTGCGCAAGAGAGAGAATTCCCTGCCCACCGCTCCGTGTTGGCCTCCTGCAGCACCTACTTCCACAAGCTTTTCACCTCTGGCCTGGCTGCTGACCGCCAGAAAGTCTATGCGCTGGACTTTGTGCGGCCTGAGGCGCTGGCCGCCCTCTTGGACTTTGCCTACACAGCCACACTCACAGTCAGCCGCAACAGTGTGGTTGACATCCTAAGCGCTGCCCGTGTGCTGGAGATCTCACCCGTCCAAGATGTCTGCACACACCTGCTGGACACCAAAGTGCTCTCCCCGCCG gcgGGCAGTGAGCAAGAAGAAGATGAGGAAGAAGAGGAGCGAGGAAAGAATGGAAAAGAGCAGGGCATCCGGCTGCGTGCCCGTGAGTACTTGGAGTTCTTCCAGAGGGGGGCGCATTGGGGTAGCAGCTGCAGCACGCCAGAGCTCAGGGACCTGCCCGCACAGCTGCACTTTAGCCAACGCAATGGCGCTGACAGCAATGGCACGCCCATCGGCCTTGCTGACTACTACTCCCCACTGACCCAGGCCCTATCACAGCCACCTCGTGACCCCGAAGATGAGAATGTGGATGAGGAGTGCCAGGATGGAGCTTCAGCTATAGCTCGAGGGAAAGGTGCAGAGGCTCTGATACCCTTTTATGCTCCCACTCAGAATGGACATTACTACCTCCATCAGGCAGAGCTTAAATCAGAGAGAGAGTTGGAGGTGACAGGTGAGCGGGAGCACGAACAAGGCCCTGCCAGTGCTTTGCTACAACAGATGATGGACTCCTTGGAGCAGAAAAGGGAACAAGCCACGACAGGTGTTGGGGGTGAGGAGGATGGGCCGGAGGGCGAAGAGCAAGACGTGGAATTTTACTTGAAGTACTTTAATAGTGCGACGCACGAGGAGGCCACCACTCCTTCCATGTCTCCAAGTCTGCTACCACTGTGGTCAGTGAGGGGCAACGGAGGTGGAAACCAAGCGACTGGAGGGGGTAACAGCGGTGAGAGGAAGATGCGCTCTAAGGCCTTCCAGAAGTGCCCCATCTGTTCCAAGGTCATCCAAGGTGCAGGCAAGCTTCCACGCCACATCCGTACACACACAGGAGAAAAGCCCTATGAATGCGCCATCTGCAAAGTGCGATTTACCAG GCAGGACAAGCTAAAGGTTCACATGCGCAAGCATACGGGAGAGAAGCCTTACCTGTGTACTCAGTGTGGCGCCGCCTTTGCCCACAACTACGACCTGAAAAATCATATGCGTGTGCATACAGGCTTGCGCCCCTACCAGTGCTCCAGCTGTTTTAAAACCTTTGTGCGCTCAGACCACCTCCACCGTCATCTCAAGAAAGATGGCTGCAATGGCATCCCTTCCCGTCGTGGCCGCAAGCCACGCATAAGAGATTCTGAGCTCCTGGAAGGTCCTTTGGAACTTCACGGCCCAGAAGCAGACATCGAGAGAGGTCGACGGCATCTAGACAGGGGCACAGGAACATCAGTCATGGAGGAAAATCACGGTAGTCACACGCACAGCCCGGCTGCCGATGGGGAAGGTAGTGAAGATTTGACCTCGGGCCAAAGGGACTCTGCGACTACATGA
- the zbtb7a gene encoding zinc finger and BTB domain-containing protein 7A isoform X2: MILTGRRTDGRTDGRVAAAIGGSAAGWWKMSSGAGGRGRREGRACGGAGEVEEGPVGIPFPEHSADLLGSLNRQRLSGLLCDVLLVAQEREFPAHRSVLASCSTYFHKLFTSGLAADRQKVYALDFVRPEALAALLDFAYTATLTVSRNSVVDILSAARVLEISPVQDVCTHLLDTKVLSPPAGSEQEEDEEEEERGKNGKEQGIRLRAREYLEFFQRGAHWGSSCSTPELRDLPAQLHFSQRNGADSNGTPIGLADYYSPLTQALSQPPRDPEDENVDEECQDGASAIARGKGAEALIPFYAPTQNGHYYLHQAELKSERELEVTGEREHEQGPASALLQQMMDSLEQKREQATTGVGGEEDGPEGEEQDVEFYLKYFNSATHEEATTPSMSPSLLPLWSVRGNGGGNQATGGGNSGERKMRSKAFQKCPICSKVIQGAGKLPRHIRTHTGEKPYECAICKVRFTRQDKLKVHMRKHTGEKPYLCTQCGAAFAHNYDLKNHMRVHTGLRPYQCSSCFKTFVRSDHLHRHLKKDGCNGIPSRRGRKPRIRDSELLEGPLELHGPEADIERGRRHLDRGTGTSVMEENHGSHTHSPAADGEGSEDLTSGQRDSATT, from the exons ACAGGCAGACGGACAGACGGCAGGACGGACGGACGGGTGGCGGCTGCGATTGGCGGCTCGGCGGCAGGCTGGTGGAAAATGTCGTCGGGAGCAGGTGGGCGGGGAAGACGTGAGGGGAGGGCCTGTGGGGGTGCAGGCGAGGTAGAGGAAGGACCAGTGGGCATCCCCTTCCCCGAGCACAGTGCTGACCTGCTGGGCAGTCTCAACCGGCAGCGGCTAAGTGGGCTGCTGTGTGATGTACTGCTAGTTGCGCAAGAGAGAGAATTCCCTGCCCACCGCTCCGTGTTGGCCTCCTGCAGCACCTACTTCCACAAGCTTTTCACCTCTGGCCTGGCTGCTGACCGCCAGAAAGTCTATGCGCTGGACTTTGTGCGGCCTGAGGCGCTGGCCGCCCTCTTGGACTTTGCCTACACAGCCACACTCACAGTCAGCCGCAACAGTGTGGTTGACATCCTAAGCGCTGCCCGTGTGCTGGAGATCTCACCCGTCCAAGATGTCTGCACACACCTGCTGGACACCAAAGTGCTCTCCCCGCCG gcgGGCAGTGAGCAAGAAGAAGATGAGGAAGAAGAGGAGCGAGGAAAGAATGGAAAAGAGCAGGGCATCCGGCTGCGTGCCCGTGAGTACTTGGAGTTCTTCCAGAGGGGGGCGCATTGGGGTAGCAGCTGCAGCACGCCAGAGCTCAGGGACCTGCCCGCACAGCTGCACTTTAGCCAACGCAATGGCGCTGACAGCAATGGCACGCCCATCGGCCTTGCTGACTACTACTCCCCACTGACCCAGGCCCTATCACAGCCACCTCGTGACCCCGAAGATGAGAATGTGGATGAGGAGTGCCAGGATGGAGCTTCAGCTATAGCTCGAGGGAAAGGTGCAGAGGCTCTGATACCCTTTTATGCTCCCACTCAGAATGGACATTACTACCTCCATCAGGCAGAGCTTAAATCAGAGAGAGAGTTGGAGGTGACAGGTGAGCGGGAGCACGAACAAGGCCCTGCCAGTGCTTTGCTACAACAGATGATGGACTCCTTGGAGCAGAAAAGGGAACAAGCCACGACAGGTGTTGGGGGTGAGGAGGATGGGCCGGAGGGCGAAGAGCAAGACGTGGAATTTTACTTGAAGTACTTTAATAGTGCGACGCACGAGGAGGCCACCACTCCTTCCATGTCTCCAAGTCTGCTACCACTGTGGTCAGTGAGGGGCAACGGAGGTGGAAACCAAGCGACTGGAGGGGGTAACAGCGGTGAGAGGAAGATGCGCTCTAAGGCCTTCCAGAAGTGCCCCATCTGTTCCAAGGTCATCCAAGGTGCAGGCAAGCTTCCACGCCACATCCGTACACACACAGGAGAAAAGCCCTATGAATGCGCCATCTGCAAAGTGCGATTTACCAG GCAGGACAAGCTAAAGGTTCACATGCGCAAGCATACGGGAGAGAAGCCTTACCTGTGTACTCAGTGTGGCGCCGCCTTTGCCCACAACTACGACCTGAAAAATCATATGCGTGTGCATACAGGCTTGCGCCCCTACCAGTGCTCCAGCTGTTTTAAAACCTTTGTGCGCTCAGACCACCTCCACCGTCATCTCAAGAAAGATGGCTGCAATGGCATCCCTTCCCGTCGTGGCCGCAAGCCACGCATAAGAGATTCTGAGCTCCTGGAAGGTCCTTTGGAACTTCACGGCCCAGAAGCAGACATCGAGAGAGGTCGACGGCATCTAGACAGGGGCACAGGAACATCAGTCATGGAGGAAAATCACGGTAGTCACACGCACAGCCCGGCTGCCGATGGGGAAGGTAGTGAAGATTTGACCTCGGGCCAAAGGGACTCTGCGACTACATGA